In Pajaroellobacter abortibovis, the following are encoded in one genomic region:
- a CDS encoding ABC transporter ATP-binding protein, which translates to MNATPSLLFKTCNLTKIYGLHRILVDVSIDCYSHQISIIQGKNGAGKTTLLRLLAGLIKPTRGNILWVGGERPQIGWAGHECSCYESLSAKENIAFSASLYGINPEKAWAWACDWFGLSLLEQRPLSSLSFGQKQRLALARATLHRPLILLLDEPIGGLDRHSCARLEQFLKKQAAAGVCVLLSTHDTCFAARMGDRFLVLEKGKVVQKAYQSEVGQ; encoded by the coding sequence ATGAATGCAACACCTTCTCTTCTGTTCAAGACTTGTAACCTAACCAAGATTTATGGTTTGCATCGGATCCTTGTAGATGTCTCTATTGATTGTTACAGCCATCAAATCAGTATTATCCAAGGGAAAAATGGGGCGGGGAAAACCACGTTATTGCGGTTGTTAGCGGGGCTGATCAAACCCACCAGGGGGAATATCCTCTGGGTCGGAGGAGAGAGACCACAGATCGGTTGGGCGGGGCACGAATGCTCGTGTTATGAATCGCTCTCAGCGAAGGAAAACATTGCATTTTCTGCGAGCCTTTATGGTATTAACCCGGAGAAAGCATGGGCGTGGGCGTGTGATTGGTTTGGCTTAAGTCTTCTTGAGCAACGTCCTTTATCGAGTCTTTCGTTTGGGCAGAAGCAGCGGCTCGCTTTAGCTCGGGCTACGCTTCATCGCCCTTTGATTTTACTTCTGGACGAGCCGATCGGCGGCCTTGATCGGCATTCTTGTGCTCGACTGGAGCAATTTCTGAAGAAGCAAGCAGCAGCAGGGGTTTGTGTTCTTCTGTCTACGCATGACACTTGCTTTGCAGCGAGGATGGGGGATCGTTTTCTTGTGCTCGAGAAGGGGAAAGTGGTTCAGAAAGCTTATCAGAGTGAAGTAGGTCAATGA
- the bioD gene encoding dethiobiotin synthase gives MPTPLIVVTGTGTEIGKTHFSVSLTLFAGKTQKFIAIKPIESGSQKAELSDSARLAAVSTLHVKHPLPCCYSFREPISPSQASRQENLPIDLNLIVQEIESIRKQADGVLVELPGGLFSPLTDKQLNVDLCVQLNPTRTLLIVPDQLGAIHDTIAVERASYRSGIALSGFIMNHPKDADRSTGTNADEIQRHCSIPYLGSVPRAQPHEIAKGLSELWRAIH, from the coding sequence ATGCCAACTCCGCTGATTGTGGTAACAGGAACAGGAACAGAAATAGGAAAAACTCATTTTTCTGTATCCTTGACCCTATTTGCAGGAAAAACGCAAAAATTCATCGCGATCAAGCCGATCGAAAGCGGGTCCCAAAAAGCGGAATTGTCTGACAGCGCTCGGCTCGCAGCGGTTTCTACGTTGCACGTGAAACATCCCCTCCCCTGCTGCTATTCCTTCCGAGAACCTATCTCCCCGTCTCAAGCAAGCAGGCAAGAAAATCTTCCGATCGATCTTAATCTTATTGTTCAAGAGATCGAATCCATCCGAAAGCAAGCGGATGGCGTTCTCGTAGAGCTTCCTGGGGGGCTTTTTAGTCCCCTGACTGATAAGCAACTCAACGTCGATCTATGCGTTCAGCTGAATCCGACAAGGACGCTTCTGATTGTCCCCGATCAATTAGGTGCAATCCATGACACAATCGCCGTCGAAAGAGCCTCGTATCGAAGCGGGATCGCACTTTCTGGATTTATTATGAATCACCCGAAAGACGCAGACCGATCGACCGGAACCAACGCAGATGAAATTCAACGTCACTGTTCAATACCCTATTTGGGGAGTGTCCCACGGGCTCAACCTCACGAAATCGCAAAAGGACTATCTGAACTCTGGAGAGCGATTCATTGA
- a CDS encoding aminotransferase class I/II-fold pyridoxal phosphate-dependent enzyme has product MKHSNTPPALFHLEEQLAVLASNHLLRQRSRRSNEKLFSFASNDYLGLASTLAHSSKRGAGASRLISSEQEELFLLENTLSHWLGVEDMLVFTSGYSAQLGTLSALATQEDLIVSDALIHASAIDGARLSKARIAVVPHLDREAIEHHLRHRCEKRAWVITESYFSMDADSPDLASLRKLCNAYGAALLVDEAHAIGVLGPEGKGLCAQANIRPDVLIGGFGKAFGNSGGFAAGCSTLIKWLWNKARSFVFSTGMSPCTATNILEAFRTFTNRPFLREKVLANATLFRAGLKRLELDVRGYGPIIPWVVGSSERALALAQHLSSKGIYVVAIRPPTVPPGTSRLRFTVTANHSENDLEWALRCIKESLACQLR; this is encoded by the coding sequence GTGAAACATTCAAACACTCCTCCAGCGCTCTTTCACTTAGAAGAACAACTCGCGGTCCTGGCCTCTAATCATCTTCTCCGGCAGCGGTCTAGGAGATCCAACGAAAAACTGTTTTCGTTTGCGAGCAATGACTACTTAGGTCTCGCATCTACCCTGGCTCATTCTAGCAAAAGAGGAGCAGGCGCTTCAAGACTCATCAGTAGTGAACAGGAAGAACTCTTTCTTCTTGAAAACACCCTTTCCCATTGGCTGGGGGTCGAGGATATGCTGGTCTTTACAAGCGGGTATTCAGCTCAATTGGGTACGTTAAGCGCACTTGCAACACAAGAGGATCTGATCGTAAGCGATGCTCTGATTCACGCATCCGCTATCGATGGCGCTCGACTTTCAAAAGCTAGGATTGCGGTGGTACCTCATCTCGACAGGGAAGCTATTGAGCATCACCTTCGACATCGATGTGAAAAAAGAGCCTGGGTCATCACAGAGTCGTATTTCAGTATGGATGCGGATTCGCCGGATCTCGCATCCCTTCGCAAACTCTGTAATGCTTACGGCGCCGCCCTTCTCGTGGATGAAGCGCATGCGATTGGGGTCCTAGGACCTGAAGGGAAAGGGCTTTGCGCTCAGGCCAATATCCGACCTGATGTTCTCATTGGAGGATTTGGGAAAGCGTTCGGCAATAGCGGGGGATTTGCAGCAGGATGTTCAACGCTGATCAAATGGCTATGGAACAAAGCGCGCAGTTTTGTTTTCTCTACAGGGATGAGCCCATGCACAGCTACCAATATTCTTGAAGCATTTCGAACTTTTACCAACCGCCCCTTCCTTCGAGAAAAGGTGTTAGCAAATGCTACCTTGTTTCGAGCAGGACTCAAGCGACTTGAGTTGGATGTCCGTGGGTACGGCCCGATTATTCCATGGGTTGTAGGAAGTTCTGAAAGAGCCCTTGCACTCGCTCAACATCTTTCTTCCAAAGGGATTTATGTAGTTGCCATCCGACCCCCTACTGTACCTCCTGGAACTTCGCGTTTACGGTTCACCGTAACAGCAAACCATTCAGAAAATGATCTTGAATGGGCCCTTCGTTGTATTAAAGAAAGTCTAGCATGCCAACTCCGCTGA
- a CDS encoding cell division protein ZapA, translating to MHDSSKSNTIEVEVGGQRIRLVSSEDEAFVHRLADTINQKLEELLPSPKQCPPRTFILVAFILAYELEQERAQRSALYSKTHNFLFHILKKIESIMDD from the coding sequence ATGCACGACTCGAGCAAATCCAACACGATTGAAGTAGAAGTAGGAGGACAACGGATACGCCTTGTTAGCTCCGAGGATGAAGCGTTCGTCCATCGACTAGCCGATACCATTAATCAAAAATTGGAAGAACTCCTTCCTTCTCCAAAACAATGCCCCCCCCGCACATTTATTTTGGTCGCCTTCATACTTGCGTATGAGCTTGAACAAGAGCGTGCACAGCGATCTGCTCTCTACTCGAAAACACACAATTTTCTATTCCATATTCTCAAAAAGATAGAAAGCATAATGGATGATTAA
- a CDS encoding bifunctional shikimate kinase/3-dehydroquinate synthase yields the protein MATGKSTLGPVLANRLQLPFIDTDTFLAQTHGISIADWFRQRGELSFRSEEQKLLQRLLMEGTPQVIACGGGTLMHRATRHVALEKSWVITLTATPSALAKRIQKAQEKRPLFTNSDLFKRIEELLEERHEAYAECHLSLSTESHTVNQIIENILRTIEREVALVPIGTKSYPILFAAHNPSLLTETLTAFNPSSLMIVTDHNIHQKRGPFIQEALAPFQEITHQLILSPGEISKTLESISSIWESALTLGIDRKTILLSLGGGVIGDLTGFAASTLLRGIRAIQVPTTSLAMADSVVGGKTGFNHRLGKNLIGTYSFPSAGIIDIAHLETLPVREFRAGLAEIVKIGLAAHEPLFVDLENNAENLTENRFERFLPCMQNAIKTKIQIVRQDTYDQGNRLLCNVGHTLGHALEAQGKYTRHLHGEAVALGTIAELYMAYAMGVIPLSLVHRVQNLFFRLGLPHSVAHHELQAAWRFIQGDKKRDGRFLLFPMVKGIGKASVERLPLVDIEKILLGDRFLNEQKAF from the coding sequence ATGGCAACAGGGAAAAGCACTTTAGGCCCTGTTTTAGCCAATCGCTTACAACTCCCCTTCATCGACACAGACACCTTTCTCGCGCAAACACACGGGATATCCATAGCAGACTGGTTTCGTCAGCGAGGGGAACTTTCTTTTCGGAGCGAAGAGCAAAAGCTACTTCAACGTCTGTTGATGGAAGGGACTCCCCAGGTGATCGCGTGTGGGGGCGGCACATTGATGCATCGCGCAACACGGCATGTCGCTCTCGAAAAAAGTTGGGTGATCACCTTGACGGCGACCCCATCAGCGCTCGCCAAGCGAATTCAAAAAGCACAGGAAAAACGTCCTCTTTTCACAAACTCCGATCTTTTCAAACGGATAGAAGAACTGCTCGAAGAGCGGCATGAAGCTTACGCGGAATGCCACCTGTCCCTCTCCACAGAGAGTCACACCGTAAATCAAATCATCGAAAACATCCTCCGCACAATAGAGCGTGAGGTCGCTCTTGTCCCCATCGGGACCAAAAGCTATCCGATCTTGTTCGCAGCTCACAACCCCTCTCTTTTGACAGAAACACTCACTGCATTCAATCCTTCTTCCCTGATGATTGTGACGGATCACAACATACACCAGAAAAGAGGTCCCTTTATCCAAGAAGCATTGGCTCCTTTTCAAGAGATAACTCATCAATTGATCCTGTCTCCAGGAGAGATCTCCAAAACACTCGAATCGATCAGTTCTATTTGGGAATCTGCACTCACACTTGGCATCGATCGGAAAACCATTCTGCTTAGTCTAGGGGGAGGAGTGATAGGGGATCTCACCGGCTTTGCTGCCTCCACCCTCCTGCGTGGGATCAGGGCCATCCAGGTCCCCACAACATCACTCGCGATGGCGGACTCCGTAGTAGGTGGAAAAACCGGATTCAATCACCGATTGGGTAAAAATCTCATAGGGACCTATTCTTTTCCTTCTGCCGGAATAATTGATATCGCCCATTTGGAAACGCTCCCTGTGCGGGAATTTCGAGCAGGACTCGCAGAAATAGTCAAAATCGGACTGGCTGCCCATGAGCCTCTTTTTGTCGATCTCGAAAACAACGCGGAGAACCTCACAGAAAACAGATTTGAGCGCTTTCTTCCATGCATGCAGAACGCAATAAAAACCAAAATTCAGATCGTGCGACAAGACACATACGATCAAGGGAATAGGTTGCTCTGCAATGTAGGGCACACTTTAGGGCATGCTCTAGAGGCTCAAGGCAAGTATACACGCCACCTGCACGGAGAGGCTGTCGCCCTCGGCACGATAGCCGAGCTCTACATGGCTTACGCAATGGGGGTGATTCCGCTTTCGCTTGTGCACCGCGTCCAAAACTTATTCTTCCGTCTTGGACTCCCGCACTCCGTTGCACATCATGAGCTGCAAGCTGCATGGCGCTTTATCCAAGGGGATAAAAAACGTGACGGGCGGTTTCTTCTCTTTCCTATGGTAAAGGGGATTGGAAAAGCCAGCGTAGAGCGCCTTCCTCTCGTTGATATCGAAAAAATTTTACTAGGGGATCGATTCCTGAACGAACAAAAAGCGTTTTAA
- the aroC gene encoding chorismate synthase, which produces MPLLRWVTAGESHGMRLTAILEGIPAGLPLTPEDINPDLARRQRGYGRGGRMKIEHDQIEFLAGVRHGETLGSPLVLSIENRDHPNWAEAMSPFPSSTNPSNPVTRPRPGHADLVGGLKYFRHDLRDILERASARETALRTAVGAVCKKLLSFLEIDIFGHVTSIGPVKASTEDIPHALLRQRARDSELACADPVAEKAMRDIIRTAAHAKDTLGGTFEIIALGAPPGLGSHTQWDHKLDGRLAQAMMSIHAVKGVEIGDACRISEQVGSTIHDPISYDRSTAQFVRLSNHAGGLEGGMTNGQPVVCKCIMKPFSTLRIPLASVDIITKEPTHAITERSDVCAVPAACVVGESMMAIILTGAALEKFGGDGLQEFLTNAKSYQSQVRDY; this is translated from the coding sequence ATGCCTCTTCTTCGTTGGGTAACCGCCGGTGAATCTCATGGAATGCGCCTTACAGCCATCCTCGAAGGGATTCCTGCAGGCCTCCCTTTGACTCCTGAGGATATCAATCCAGATCTAGCTCGACGTCAACGAGGTTACGGCCGAGGGGGGCGGATGAAAATTGAGCATGATCAGATCGAGTTCCTAGCGGGCGTTCGCCATGGAGAGACACTCGGTTCTCCTCTTGTGCTTTCGATTGAAAATCGCGATCACCCCAACTGGGCTGAAGCGATGTCCCCTTTCCCCTCTTCGACCAATCCCTCCAATCCAGTGACACGGCCTAGGCCTGGGCATGCCGATCTAGTAGGAGGGCTCAAGTATTTTCGACACGATCTACGCGATATCCTAGAACGCGCAAGCGCGCGCGAGACTGCCTTGCGCACAGCAGTGGGGGCTGTTTGCAAGAAACTCCTCAGTTTTTTAGAAATTGATATTTTTGGTCACGTTACATCCATCGGTCCTGTAAAAGCGTCCACAGAGGATATCCCACATGCTCTTCTCCGGCAACGCGCACGTGATTCAGAACTAGCGTGTGCTGATCCTGTTGCCGAAAAAGCGATGAGAGACATCATTCGAACTGCTGCTCACGCGAAAGATACGCTGGGGGGAACTTTCGAAATCATCGCTTTGGGGGCCCCCCCAGGGCTAGGGAGCCACACCCAGTGGGATCACAAGCTAGATGGGCGTTTAGCCCAAGCGATGATGAGTATTCATGCAGTCAAAGGGGTAGAAATAGGGGACGCTTGCCGCATTTCAGAGCAAGTAGGATCGACCATTCACGATCCGATTTCTTATGATCGATCCACCGCTCAATTTGTGCGGCTATCCAATCATGCTGGCGGATTAGAAGGGGGGATGACCAACGGTCAACCTGTCGTTTGTAAATGTATCATGAAACCCTTTTCCACATTGCGTATCCCTTTGGCCAGTGTAGACATCATCACCAAAGAGCCCACCCACGCTATCACGGAGCGAAGTGATGTTTGTGCCGTCCCTGCTGCTTGTGTGGTAGGAGAATCAATGATGGCGATCATCCTCACAGGAGCAGCCCTCGAAAAATTTGGAGGAGATGGCCTCCAAGAATTCCTGACAAACGCAAAATCCTATCAATCTCAAGTTCGAGACTATTGA
- the dapF gene encoding diaminopimelate epimerase has protein sequence MKCKHFQKYEGLGNDFILVYKGEEDEESWFINNAKSLCDRHYGIGADGILLLSPTTKRFCDVRMSVINADGSRAEMCGNGIRAVALHRSRVQENTDAPLLIETDQGILTCQVEEVNEMEGIVQVDMGPVQWEGEIPWTFADRSFRLSLLRVGNPHAVTFDPFLEQDYVAMGEQISQHPQFIEGTNVEWVTMRESTSMEVMIWERGVGLTLACGTGACAVAAAACEKGLAPWDIPLFLHLPGGILTIQMRSSDRHALMRGPVRHVYSGEFYCLRYCGFKGEKCYS, from the coding sequence ATGAAATGCAAGCATTTTCAAAAGTATGAAGGGTTGGGAAATGACTTTATCCTTGTCTACAAAGGGGAGGAGGACGAGGAGTCATGGTTTATCAACAACGCGAAATCGCTCTGCGATCGCCATTATGGGATTGGGGCGGATGGGATCCTTTTGCTTTCTCCTACGACGAAACGTTTTTGTGATGTTCGAATGAGTGTGATCAATGCGGACGGTTCTCGCGCGGAAATGTGTGGTAACGGAATTCGGGCGGTGGCTCTTCATAGAAGTCGTGTGCAAGAAAATACAGATGCGCCTTTGCTGATTGAAACCGATCAGGGTATTCTTACCTGTCAGGTCGAGGAAGTGAATGAAATGGAAGGAATTGTTCAAGTAGATATGGGACCGGTGCAATGGGAGGGGGAGATCCCGTGGACGTTTGCTGATCGGTCCTTTCGACTTTCTCTCCTTCGGGTGGGGAATCCTCATGCGGTGACGTTCGACCCCTTTCTGGAACAGGATTATGTAGCTATGGGCGAGCAAATATCCCAGCACCCTCAATTCATCGAAGGGACGAATGTGGAATGGGTGACCATGAGAGAGTCCACGTCGATGGAAGTGATGATTTGGGAGCGTGGGGTCGGCTTGACATTAGCCTGCGGTACGGGGGCCTGTGCTGTTGCAGCAGCTGCTTGTGAAAAGGGGTTGGCCCCTTGGGATATCCCTCTTTTTCTTCATTTACCAGGGGGAATCTTGACAATACAGATGCGCTCTTCTGATCGGCATGCTCTGATGCGAGGCCCCGTCCGGCACGTTTATTCGGGTGAGTTCTATTGCTTGAGGTATTGTGGGTTTAAAGGAGAGAAATGTTATTCTTGA
- the pyrH gene encoding UMP kinase, translated as MSNSTYAVTTSPIHPSLGSPPLGSPLPPPQEKQLLYYRRILLKLSGEALCGGEGGFGIDANVLRIVAAELSDVHQLGVQIAIVVGGGNIFRGIKGARSGLDRAQGDYMGMLATVINALALQDALEKEGIPTRVQTALEIRQIAEPYIRRRAIRHLERGYIVIFAAGTGNPYFSTDTAAALRAMEIHAECLLKATKVEGIYDRDPFHYPDAAMVPNMSYDRFLTDRIGVMDATAAALCRDNKLPIRIFKLKSGNVKQVVLGEPIGTLVQE; from the coding sequence ATGAGTAATTCCACCTATGCAGTTACAACCTCCCCCATCCATCCTTCTTTAGGCTCCCCTCCCTTAGGTTCCCCCCTCCCTCCTCCTCAGGAAAAGCAATTGCTTTATTACCGCCGGATCCTTCTCAAGCTAAGTGGAGAAGCTCTTTGCGGAGGTGAAGGCGGATTCGGGATTGACGCCAATGTGCTTCGGATAGTTGCAGCTGAGTTGTCTGACGTACATCAACTCGGCGTACAAATCGCAATTGTCGTGGGAGGAGGAAACATTTTTCGAGGGATTAAAGGGGCTCGCAGCGGTCTCGACCGCGCGCAAGGAGATTATATGGGGATGCTCGCCACGGTGATCAATGCGCTCGCGTTACAAGATGCACTGGAGAAAGAAGGGATCCCGACACGAGTTCAAACAGCACTTGAGATTCGGCAGATCGCCGAGCCCTATATACGGCGCCGCGCGATTCGCCATCTAGAGCGCGGATACATTGTTATTTTTGCTGCAGGAACAGGCAATCCCTACTTCTCCACAGACACTGCAGCTGCGCTGAGAGCAATGGAAATTCACGCGGAATGCCTACTCAAAGCAACCAAAGTAGAAGGGATTTATGACCGTGATCCGTTCCACTACCCCGACGCTGCGATGGTACCCAACATGAGCTACGACCGCTTTCTCACCGATCGCATCGGCGTGATGGATGCAACAGCCGCAGCCCTCTGCCGAGACAATAAACTGCCGATCCGAATTTTTAAACTCAAGAGTGGGAACGTCAAGCAAGTTGTCCTCGGGGAACCGATCGGAACCCTCGTTCAAGAATAA
- a CDS encoding peptidyl-prolyl cis-trans isomerase: MNGLRPTQKYLRSDGWMFVMLLAGYCGIGGCRWKSCEETEATSQKQTQKEESHSLTAAQAHQVLARVGDKNITLGDFNELLEQMDRFTRLRYEDMTSRKRLLTEQIHIELLAQEAKAKGYDRDPMVQQEIRSILRDAMLQEGRKETLSPEAIPEEEVKAYFQQHQRDFREPERRRISAIVLRQEEEANRVLSKVLKVDIPSAWGKLVRTYSIKRENVQRVPLDLSGDLGFVDPPEETRPSSSEVPPAVRAAIFEVDQVGHVLTRVVHGEDGRFYILLLNQKTPPRQRSYEETSRLIRVRLAQEKIRARDTQTIEKLKQKYPVRLDEAALSRVSVELPKP, encoded by the coding sequence ATGAATGGTTTAAGGCCAACCCAAAAGTATCTCAGAAGTGATGGATGGATGTTTGTCATGCTTCTGGCTGGGTATTGTGGGATTGGTGGATGCCGCTGGAAGAGCTGCGAGGAAACAGAAGCAACCTCTCAGAAGCAGACTCAGAAAGAGGAGAGCCATTCGCTGACTGCAGCACAGGCCCATCAAGTATTGGCTCGGGTAGGAGATAAAAATATCACCTTGGGTGATTTTAATGAACTGCTTGAGCAGATGGATCGGTTTACTCGCCTTCGGTACGAAGACATGACCTCTCGAAAAAGGTTGCTTACAGAACAGATTCACATCGAGCTTCTGGCTCAGGAAGCAAAAGCCAAGGGGTACGATCGCGATCCAATGGTGCAGCAGGAGATCCGCTCGATTCTTCGCGATGCGATGTTGCAAGAGGGGCGAAAAGAGACGCTCTCTCCTGAGGCGATTCCGGAAGAGGAAGTGAAAGCCTATTTTCAGCAGCATCAGCGTGATTTTCGAGAGCCCGAGCGTCGGCGCATTTCTGCTATTGTGCTCAGGCAGGAGGAAGAAGCCAACCGTGTTCTCTCCAAGGTGCTGAAAGTAGATATCCCTTCTGCCTGGGGTAAGTTGGTACGTACCTATTCCATCAAAAGAGAGAATGTACAAAGAGTTCCACTTGATTTATCTGGAGATCTTGGGTTCGTGGACCCTCCTGAGGAAACGCGTCCCAGTTCCTCAGAAGTTCCTCCTGCTGTACGAGCAGCCATTTTCGAGGTGGATCAGGTGGGACATGTGCTCACTCGGGTTGTCCATGGAGAGGATGGGAGGTTCTACATTCTTTTGCTCAATCAAAAAACACCTCCCAGGCAGCGGTCCTATGAAGAAACTTCTCGACTCATTCGTGTTCGATTAGCTCAAGAAAAAATCAGAGCGCGGGACACCCAAACCATAGAAAAGTTGAAGCAGAAATATCCCGTCCGATTAGATGAAGCGGCTCTTTCTCGCGTTTCTGTAGAATTACCAAAACCCTAG